A region of uncultured Carboxylicivirga sp. DNA encodes the following proteins:
- a CDS encoding VWA domain-containing protein, whose amino-acid sequence MDIFRFEHPIYLYLLVLIPVLAFVHLYLTNRRKKALEEFGNLELLDELMPNVSFKRPGVKFYFLLLAFIILIFAIAGPQFGSKLQTVKRKGIELIIALDVSNSMMAEDIQPNRLDRAKRAISRLVDKLQNDRVGFILFAGDAYVQLPITTDYASAKMFLNSITTDAVARQGTAIGSAIYKGINSFTSDENVNRAIIVITDGENHEDDPIAAAAAAAEKGIKVYTVGMGLPKGAPIPALSGKSNDFMKDKDGNVVITKLDEATLQQVAITGNGAYIPANNIRNGINNLMDELSGMEKTEFEAKVYADYEDQFQWFVGIVLLLVIGEFLILERKNRKLKHINIFEVKKENKEN is encoded by the coding sequence ATGGATATTTTCAGGTTTGAACATCCCATATACCTCTATCTTCTGGTTCTTATACCAGTGTTGGCATTTGTACATTTGTATTTAACCAACCGAAGGAAAAAAGCATTGGAAGAATTCGGAAATTTGGAATTATTGGATGAACTAATGCCAAATGTGAGTTTCAAGCGTCCGGGAGTTAAGTTTTACTTTCTGCTATTGGCGTTTATTATTTTGATTTTTGCCATTGCCGGACCTCAGTTCGGATCAAAGCTACAAACAGTCAAACGCAAAGGTATTGAACTGATCATTGCTCTTGACGTTTCGAACAGTATGATGGCTGAAGACATTCAACCGAACCGTCTTGACCGGGCTAAAAGAGCTATTTCGAGACTGGTTGACAAGTTGCAGAACGATCGTGTTGGTTTTATCTTATTTGCAGGTGATGCATACGTTCAGTTACCCATTACAACCGATTATGCTTCGGCAAAGATGTTTCTGAATTCAATCACTACAGATGCTGTTGCCAGACAGGGAACAGCTATCGGTTCAGCAATATACAAAGGTATTAATTCGTTTACTTCTGACGAAAATGTAAACCGTGCCATTATAGTTATTACTGACGGTGAGAATCACGAGGATGATCCGATAGCTGCCGCTGCTGCCGCCGCCGAAAAAGGCATCAAAGTATATACAGTCGGAATGGGATTACCCAAAGGAGCTCCTATCCCGGCACTAAGCGGAAAAAGCAACGACTTTATGAAGGATAAAGACGGTAATGTTGTAATCACCAAATTGGATGAAGCTACCTTACAACAAGTTGCTATAACTGGAAATGGTGCATATATACCAGCAAACAACATTCGTAACGGTATCAACAACCTTATGGATGAATTAAGTGGAATGGAAAAGACCGAATTTGAAGCAAAAGTATATGCTGATTATGAAGATCAGTTCCAATGGTTTGTAGGTATCGTGTTATTATTGGTGATTGGTGAATTCCTGATACTGGAGCGTAAGAACAGAAAGTTGAAACACATCAATATTTTTGAAGTGAAGAAAGAAAACAAGGAAAACTGA
- a CDS encoding tetratricopeptide repeat protein codes for MRYFIVTILLALSFSALHAQQERKLIREGNTFFNDSSYLESEIEYRKALDKNKESYEGQFNLGDALFKQEKYDEALSQFQAMAGTEKDQQRLGALYHNIGNTYMATGKIKEAIEAYKTSLRNNPTDNDTRYNLIAAQKMLQQQLQDQQNQDQQNQDKQNQDQQQNQDQQQQQDSDNDGIPDKKEQENQQGQQDKNQDTDKDGIPDYKDSDSDNDGRPDKQEAGQDPNNPQDTDKDGIPDYRDLDSDNDGTPDKDEPQEQNQDQNQQQQPNQQQQQQQPQDQMSQEDAQRLLNAIQQDEDALRKKLEKAKAAQQTKTEKNW; via the coding sequence ATGAGATATTTTATAGTTACAATATTATTGGCTCTTTCGTTTTCTGCTTTGCATGCACAGCAGGAACGTAAACTCATACGAGAAGGTAATACGTTCTTCAATGATTCAAGCTACCTTGAATCAGAGATTGAGTATAGAAAAGCTTTAGATAAAAATAAGGAGTCTTATGAAGGTCAGTTTAATCTGGGTGATGCTTTATTTAAACAAGAAAAATATGATGAGGCATTAAGTCAGTTTCAGGCAATGGCCGGAACCGAAAAGGATCAGCAAAGATTAGGTGCATTATATCATAACATTGGAAATACCTACATGGCAACCGGAAAAATAAAGGAAGCCATAGAAGCATACAAAACCAGTCTTCGTAATAATCCAACGGATAATGATACCCGTTATAATCTGATTGCTGCTCAAAAAATGCTTCAGCAACAACTGCAGGATCAACAGAATCAAGATCAACAAAACCAGGATAAGCAAAATCAAGACCAACAACAGAATCAGGATCAACAGCAACAGCAGGATTCTGATAACGATGGTATTCCTGATAAAAAAGAACAGGAAAACCAGCAAGGTCAGCAGGACAAAAACCAGGATACTGATAAAGATGGTATACCTGATTATAAAGACTCTGATTCAGATAACGATGGTCGACCTGATAAGCAGGAAGCTGGTCAGGATCCAAACAATCCACAGGATACAGATAAAGACGGAATACCTGACTACCGTGATTTAGATTCTGATAATGACGGAACCCCTGACAAGGATGAACCTCAGGAACAGAATCAGGACCAAAATCAGCAACAACAACCGAATCAACAGCAACAGCAGCAACAACCACAAGATCAAATGTCGCAAGAAGATGCTCAACGTTTGCTGAACGCTATCCAGCAGGATGAAGATGCTTTACGCAAAAAATTAGAAAAAGCAAAAGCAGCTCAACAAACAAAAACTGAGAAAAATTGGTAG
- a CDS encoding BatD family protein, producing the protein MRIIVLLTLLIAGISKPLSAQNAEFTARAPQAVVAGDKFQLVYTLNKEGSDIRLGNTDNFQILMGPSTSYSQSTSIINGKVTRETTYSFTYVLKAEKEGTFTIPSATILVDGKKVSSNAVDIEVIKSGTTSQQQGQQNDNVPASAASEDELFITVTPSKSSVYQNESLVLTTKIYTKVNLDGLSDIKQPNMSSFITQELKQPDGINWTMQNINGRTYNVGTYEQKLLFPQKPGKITIEPTEIEFLVRQRVARQSRSIFDDFFESNYRSVKKKVKSKPVTIDVKPLPANRPEGFSGGVGKLSMNTNVTKTEAEINDGITLKITVSGTGNHKFIENPEIKFPADFDDFDPKISNSGITTSIAGMKGSKTYEYLLIPRHAGTFTIPSIKFSYFDPSSGTYKSSNSEEITITVAKGEGGETSNSAVVRSTVTKENVKFIGKDIRFIKTGDSNLKPIGTFIIGSLSFYSLLLAPLFLFILLFIIYQKRIKENANIQLTKTKRANKVAKKRLKQSAHFLKTGEKEAFYEELLRALWGYMSDKLSIPLSSLSKDNISDELGKSSVESGLISEIIDIMDTCEFARYAPASGTSEMDKLYQKTIDTISKLENQIKRK; encoded by the coding sequence ATGAGAATAATCGTCCTTTTAACACTACTTATTGCTGGCATATCAAAGCCTTTAAGCGCACAAAATGCTGAATTTACAGCACGTGCACCTCAGGCTGTTGTTGCTGGTGATAAATTTCAGTTGGTGTATACGTTAAATAAAGAAGGATCCGACATAAGACTTGGAAACACCGATAATTTCCAAATTCTTATGGGTCCCAGTACATCCTACTCACAAAGTACCTCCATTATTAACGGTAAGGTAACCCGCGAAACTACTTATTCATTTACATATGTATTAAAAGCGGAAAAAGAAGGAACTTTTACAATTCCTTCAGCCACAATATTAGTTGATGGTAAAAAAGTATCATCGAACGCTGTTGATATTGAAGTTATTAAATCAGGTACTACATCTCAACAACAAGGTCAGCAAAACGACAACGTACCTGCCAGTGCTGCTTCAGAGGATGAATTATTTATAACAGTTACTCCTTCTAAATCTTCTGTTTACCAAAACGAATCATTGGTATTAACAACCAAAATTTATACGAAAGTTAATTTGGATGGATTATCTGATATCAAGCAACCCAACATGAGTTCTTTTATTACCCAGGAACTAAAACAACCTGACGGTATAAACTGGACAATGCAAAACATTAACGGACGAACTTATAATGTTGGCACCTATGAACAAAAGTTGTTGTTCCCTCAAAAACCGGGTAAGATAACGATTGAACCAACCGAAATTGAGTTTTTGGTACGTCAGAGAGTGGCACGTCAATCACGCAGCATTTTTGATGATTTCTTTGAATCAAACTATCGCAGTGTAAAAAAGAAGGTCAAATCAAAACCTGTAACCATTGATGTAAAACCATTACCTGCCAATAGACCGGAAGGCTTCTCTGGCGGTGTTGGTAAATTGAGCATGAACACTAATGTTACTAAAACAGAAGCCGAGATTAATGATGGTATTACACTTAAGATAACGGTTAGCGGAACTGGAAACCATAAATTCATTGAAAATCCTGAAATAAAATTTCCGGCCGATTTTGATGATTTTGATCCGAAAATTTCCAACTCAGGTATTACTACTTCCATTGCCGGAATGAAGGGTAGTAAAACTTATGAGTATTTGCTGATTCCCAGACATGCCGGAACCTTCACCATACCATCAATAAAGTTCAGCTATTTCGATCCGTCATCCGGAACCTACAAAAGCAGTAATTCGGAAGAAATTACCATCACGGTAGCGAAGGGAGAAGGTGGAGAAACCAGTAACAGTGCTGTAGTTCGATCGACAGTTACCAAAGAGAATGTAAAATTTATTGGCAAGGATATCCGCTTTATTAAAACAGGTGATTCAAATCTGAAACCAATTGGAACTTTTATAATCGGTAGTTTAAGTTTTTACTCACTTTTATTGGCCCCATTATTCTTATTTATTCTGTTATTCATTATTTATCAGAAACGAATTAAGGAGAATGCCAACATTCAATTAACCAAAACAAAACGAGCCAATAAAGTTGCCAAAAAACGATTAAAGCAATCCGCTCATTTCCTTAAAACTGGCGAAAAAGAAGCTTTTTATGAAGAATTGTTGCGTGCGCTTTGGGGATATATGAGTGATAAACTGAGTATTCCATTGTCAAGTTTATCAAAGGATAATATCAGCGATGAATTGGGGAAGTCGAGTGTTGAAAGTGGATTAATTTCTGAGATTATTGATATCATGGATACCTGTGAATTTGCCCGATATGCTCCGGCATCGGGAACCAGCGAGATGGATAAACTTTATCAGAAAACCATAGACACCATTAGTAAGTTGGAAAACCAAATAAAAAGAAAGTAA
- a CDS encoding tetratricopeptide repeat protein — protein sequence MKRYILSILLILPLAVFAQDGRFEKANNLYINGEFQEAISAYNEIVQTGMESGNLYFNLGNAYYKNGELANAILNYERALLLKPHDKDIQYNLELAYSQTTDKIEDVGEFIISRWITEFRNKATSDFWAYVGIGCFILTLISAALFIYSRSVVVKKVGFYFGIIFLFHVIVTLSFAYKQKSKLINRDHAIVFSPSVTVKSSPDESGTEIFILHEGTKVKVINTLGTWKEIEMGNGNVGWIKDDAITII from the coding sequence ATGAAACGATATATTCTATCCATACTCTTAATACTTCCACTTGCTGTATTTGCTCAGGACGGAAGATTTGAAAAGGCAAACAACTTATACATCAATGGAGAATTCCAGGAAGCCATCAGTGCTTATAATGAAATAGTGCAGACAGGCATGGAAAGTGGTAACCTGTATTTCAATTTAGGTAATGCCTACTATAAGAATGGTGAATTAGCTAATGCTATTCTAAACTACGAAAGAGCTTTGTTACTGAAACCACATGATAAGGACATACAATATAACCTGGAGTTAGCTTACAGTCAAACAACCGATAAAATCGAAGATGTTGGTGAATTCATAATCTCAAGATGGATTACTGAATTTAGAAATAAGGCAACATCAGATTTTTGGGCTTATGTGGGTATTGGTTGTTTTATTTTAACGCTGATAAGTGCAGCTTTATTCATTTATTCACGATCAGTAGTTGTGAAGAAAGTTGGCTTCTATTTTGGAATTATTTTCCTTTTTCATGTTATCGTAACTCTTTCGTTTGCCTACAAACAAAAAAGCAAACTTATTAATCGCGATCATGCGATTGTTTTCAGTCCGTCGGTTACAGTTAAAAGTTCACCTGATGAAAGTGGAACGGAAATATTTATACTACATGAAGGCACTAAGGTAAAAGTAATAAACACTTTAGGCACATGGAAAGAAATAGAAATGGGTAATGGTAATGTTGGTTGGATCAAAGACGACGCCATAACTATTATATAA
- a CDS encoding HAMP domain-containing sensor histidine kinase gives MKRKSILGLILLMSLSMLGIIAAQYLWIRQSIKVQKEKFHVSAYDALDNTVRRLEKEYNAQFLYNSFFPSLNTIRPTQKKSDSTKVIIKPKLKEKLSNGVYQFKQDTVFNSNGARIEAHVEIGPNSTEHKVWISAGGPSIDIQDLEIQMDQIEDSITNALGGMQEESNALMEIFNQMQYEIKTRHNPLQNRLDLTNITEVIKNELEQNGIDTDFEYGVFDQLSRRLLKYHSDKFDLSKAKQNSAIAVNLFPRDVFRGISPYELVVYFPDMATYLYKTQGWLLFLSSIFTLFILITFFLTIRMILNQKKVSQIKTDFINNMTHEFKTPIATISLATDSILNPVIMGNEMQMKSFLKIIKEENSRMNSHVERVLQMSQIEKKDFTVVKSSQDVHDIILQAIDSIQLLMNETGGNITHQLDAELSVFKLDQVHFGNLVVNLLENALKYSDKSPVVHISTQNANDGIIINVKDKGIGMSKEQQNKIFEKFYRATGGNIHNIKGFGLGLSYVKAVVEAHNGTISVKSKINQGTEFSIYLPFN, from the coding sequence ATGAAGAGAAAATCGATATTAGGTTTAATTTTACTTATGAGTCTCTCAATGCTGGGAATCATTGCTGCTCAATACCTATGGATCAGGCAATCGATTAAGGTTCAGAAAGAGAAATTTCATGTTAGTGCTTATGATGCACTAGACAACACTGTTAGAAGACTCGAAAAAGAATACAATGCGCAGTTTTTATATAATAGCTTTTTCCCAAGTTTAAACACAATACGTCCAACCCAGAAAAAGTCTGATTCTACAAAAGTTATTATTAAACCCAAACTTAAGGAGAAACTTTCAAATGGTGTTTATCAGTTCAAACAAGATACTGTTTTCAATTCAAATGGCGCACGTATTGAAGCGCATGTTGAAATAGGACCCAACAGTACAGAACACAAAGTATGGATAAGCGCAGGAGGTCCGTCAATTGACATACAGGATCTGGAAATTCAGATGGATCAGATTGAGGATTCGATTACCAATGCATTAGGAGGAATGCAGGAAGAAAGCAATGCTTTAATGGAGATCTTTAACCAAATGCAATATGAGATTAAAACCCGTCATAATCCATTGCAAAACAGACTTGATTTAACCAATATTACAGAGGTAATTAAAAATGAATTAGAGCAAAACGGAATTGATACTGATTTTGAATATGGTGTTTTTGATCAACTTTCGAGACGACTATTAAAATATCATTCCGATAAATTTGATCTTTCAAAAGCCAAACAAAATTCAGCCATTGCGGTAAACCTCTTTCCAAGAGATGTGTTTCGTGGTATTTCTCCTTATGAGTTAGTGGTTTACTTCCCCGATATGGCAACCTATTTGTATAAAACTCAAGGTTGGCTTCTCTTTCTATCAAGTATCTTCACTCTTTTTATTTTGATAACCTTCTTCTTAACTATCAGAATGATTCTTAATCAGAAGAAAGTTTCACAGATAAAAACCGACTTTATCAATAACATGACTCATGAGTTTAAAACACCAATTGCTACTATAAGTCTGGCAACTGACAGTATTTTAAACCCTGTAATTATGGGAAACGAAATGCAAATGAAGAGTTTCCTTAAAATTATCAAAGAAGAAAACAGCCGAATGAACAGCCATGTAGAAAGGGTTTTGCAGATGTCGCAAATCGAAAAGAAAGACTTTACTGTAGTTAAATCTTCGCAAGACGTTCATGACATAATTCTACAGGCAATCGACAGTATTCAGTTATTAATGAACGAAACAGGCGGTAATATAACTCATCAATTAGATGCAGAATTATCAGTTTTTAAATTGGATCAGGTACATTTTGGTAACTTAGTAGTTAATTTACTTGAAAACGCTTTAAAATATTCCGACAAATCGCCTGTAGTGCATATTTCTACCCAAAATGCAAACGACGGCATTATCATTAATGTGAAAGATAAAGGCATTGGAATGAGTAAAGAACAGCAAAATAAAATATTTGAAAAATTTTATCGGGCAACCGGTGGAAACATACATAATATAAAAGGTTTTGGCTTGGGCTTAAGCTATGTAAAAGCTGTTGTTGAAGCTCATAATGGAACCATTTCAGTAAAAAGTAAAATAAACCAGGGGACAGAATTCAGTATTTATCTACCCTTTAATTAA
- a CDS encoding response regulator transcription factor, with product MAEVKRVFMVEDDRNFGTVMKAYLEINGFLVTWVKDGMLAFTRFKESEFDICVLDVMLPNVDGFTIARQIKENNPDIPIVFLTAKVMKEDVLEGFRTGADDYITKPFDSEILICKINAILNRHKSSENKENKEIYEIGEAKFNHMLRTIEFRDQFYKLSPKEGDLLMLLCQTENKVLARDTALKQVWGETGYFTTRSMDVYITKLRKYLKDVPNVEIINIHGSGYQLRTSPL from the coding sequence ATGGCAGAAGTAAAGAGAGTATTTATGGTGGAAGATGATCGTAATTTTGGTACGGTCATGAAAGCTTATCTTGAAATAAACGGTTTTTTAGTTACCTGGGTTAAAGACGGAATGCTTGCTTTTACCAGATTTAAAGAATCGGAATTTGACATTTGTGTTTTAGATGTAATGCTTCCCAATGTCGACGGTTTCACCATAGCCCGTCAAATAAAAGAAAATAACCCTGATATACCAATCGTATTCTTAACTGCGAAAGTTATGAAAGAAGATGTATTGGAAGGCTTCAGAACGGGAGCTGATGATTACATTACCAAACCATTCGATTCTGAAATTTTAATTTGTAAGATTAATGCTATTTTAAACCGACATAAATCCTCAGAAAATAAAGAGAACAAAGAAATCTATGAAATTGGTGAAGCTAAATTCAACCATATGCTGCGTACCATTGAATTCAGAGACCAGTTTTATAAACTATCACCCAAAGAAGGTGATTTACTAATGTTGCTATGTCAGACAGAAAATAAAGTTTTGGCACGTGATACGGCCTTAAAACAAGTTTGGGGCGAAACAGGTTATTTCACAACACGAAGCATGGATGTTTACATAACCAAGCTAAGAAAATACCTGAAAGACGTACCTAATGTTGAAATTATAAATATACACGGAAGCGGATATCAATTAAGAACATCTCCCTTGTAA
- a CDS encoding DUF4097 family beta strand repeat-containing protein, with translation MQKYLFITLLLSFGALIKAQEVTINESFENVTNVEVNTVFSDIEIVAIEGETVTVDGYVRYSNPNQEYEIKAYKKGTTLYISVEHPKRSKGNASGKFNIKMPAMTDVNINTVSANVMVQGVGQKFVKINTVSGDILAEKIGSDMKGNTVSGDIDVKDLKGNLKLNTISGDMSISDVDGNFNGTSISGDFRIVNLKGDRSISTISGSVR, from the coding sequence ATGCAAAAATATTTATTCATTACCCTGCTATTAAGCTTTGGTGCCTTAATTAAAGCACAGGAAGTTACCATTAATGAAAGCTTTGAGAATGTTACTAATGTTGAAGTGAATACTGTTTTTAGTGATATTGAAATTGTTGCTATTGAAGGTGAAACAGTTACCGTAGATGGTTATGTTCGTTATTCAAATCCTAATCAGGAGTATGAAATAAAAGCCTATAAAAAAGGAACAACCCTTTATATATCTGTTGAACATCCCAAACGTTCAAAAGGTAATGCATCAGGTAAATTCAATATTAAAATGCCTGCAATGACTGATGTTAATATCAATACAGTTAGTGCTAATGTGATGGTTCAAGGTGTTGGCCAAAAATTTGTAAAGATAAATACTGTTTCAGGCGATATCCTTGCTGAAAAAATTGGCAGTGATATGAAAGGCAATACCGTTTCCGGAGATATTGATGTAAAAGACTTAAAGGGTAATCTTAAGCTTAACACCATTTCTGGTGACATGTCAATTTCTGATGTAGATGGAAACTTTAACGGAACATCAATTTCTGGTGACTTTCGTATAGTCAACCTGAAGGGAGACAGAAGTATATCCACTATTTCAGGTAGTGTCAGATAA
- a CDS encoding type II CAAX endopeptidase family protein: MKHLESALKTKNDWWAYLVIIIAAMIVAQFIGGIPLLIIVALKGGIGSIANGVIDFNAIGVNSSLGLALVVLPFIASFFTLMLLVKPLHQRTFIQVINGRSKVRIRRIIYGFIIWGIIITFATFYDYYMNIGNYQVRFDIQKLLTLVLVSFLFLPFQTFFEEIFVRGYLAQGVGALTRNRIAVLIIPSMAFALLHILNPEVEKHGFWLMMSQYFSIGLILAITSVLDDGVELAMGAHAANNIFISIFVTTESSALQTDSLLRNMNDVVSWSDLYTVLLAGTVFIGFFGFKYKWTIKTFVKRIKI, from the coding sequence ATGAAACATCTCGAAAGTGCCCTAAAAACTAAAAATGATTGGTGGGCTTATCTTGTCATCATAATTGCCGCAATGATTGTTGCACAGTTTATTGGAGGAATTCCCTTATTAATTATTGTTGCTCTAAAAGGTGGGATAGGTAGCATTGCAAATGGAGTAATTGATTTTAATGCGATTGGCGTTAATTCTTCATTGGGATTGGCTCTTGTTGTGCTTCCTTTTATTGCTTCCTTTTTTACTTTGATGTTACTGGTAAAGCCACTGCATCAACGCACATTTATTCAGGTTATTAACGGAAGGAGTAAGGTTAGAATTCGTCGTATTATATATGGGTTTATTATTTGGGGTATCATTATAACATTTGCTACTTTTTACGATTACTATATGAATATAGGTAACTATCAGGTACGCTTTGATATTCAGAAGTTGTTAACCCTTGTTTTAGTGTCGTTTCTATTTTTACCGTTTCAAACTTTTTTTGAAGAGATCTTTGTAAGAGGCTATCTGGCTCAGGGAGTTGGCGCTCTTACCCGCAACAGAATTGCTGTATTGATCATTCCATCAATGGCATTTGCTTTATTACATATTCTAAATCCGGAAGTTGAGAAACATGGATTCTGGTTAATGATGTCTCAATATTTTTCTATTGGATTAATTCTTGCCATAACTTCGGTATTGGATGATGGAGTGGAATTGGCTATGGGAGCTCATGCCGCCAATAATATCTTTATCAGTATTTTTGTGACTACCGAAAGTAGTGCCCTCCAAACTGATTCCTTACTACGAAACATGAACGATGTGGTTAGTTGGAGTGATCTGTATACAGTTTTACTTGCAGGAACTGTTTTTATTGGATTCTTCGGTTTTAAATACAAATGGACAATAAAAACATTTGTAAAACGAATTAAGATATAA
- a CDS encoding acetate uptake transporter, which produces MEQNVFIAKDVTNNPAPLGLTGFGLTTMLLNLHNAGLFGLDTMIMGMGIMMGGLIQIIVGIMEWKKNNMFGQMAFTSYGAFWISLVFVWILPKMGLGEAPSSTAMGFYLGVWGIFTLGLWIATLKMSKTMIWLFGTVVLLFALLSLASFTGSHLIHTIAGIEGVVCGASALYIAIATLLLETYGKKVLPLP; this is translated from the coding sequence ATGGAACAAAACGTTTTCATCGCGAAGGATGTAACCAATAATCCTGCGCCTCTTGGTTTAACCGGTTTCGGTCTAACAACGATGCTTTTAAACTTGCATAATGCCGGCCTATTTGGATTGGATACAATGATTATGGGAATGGGAATCATGATGGGTGGTTTGATACAGATTATTGTAGGTATTATGGAGTGGAAGAAGAATAACATGTTTGGTCAAATGGCCTTTACATCGTATGGCGCATTCTGGATTTCATTGGTTTTTGTATGGATTCTGCCAAAAATGGGATTGGGTGAAGCACCGTCGTCAACAGCAATGGGTTTTTACCTTGGTGTCTGGGGAATTTTCACATTGGGATTATGGATTGCAACTTTAAAAATGTCAAAGACAATGATTTGGCTTTTTGGTACAGTAGTGCTTCTTTTTGCTCTGTTGTCTTTAGCCAGTTTTACCGGTAGTCATTTGATTCATACCATTGCAGGTATCGAAGGAGTTGTTTGTGGTGCAAGTGCATTATACATTGCCATTGCAACTTTGTTATTGGAAACCTACGGTAAAAAGGTTTTGCCTTTACCATAA